The proteins below come from a single Mytilus edulis chromosome 5, xbMytEdul2.2, whole genome shotgun sequence genomic window:
- the LOC139523438 gene encoding uncharacterized protein, with protein MEGFTLSCLFFAFVALAHLNVSVSTDHQMAQSACIGVSQDNAYISAIPRDCHGGKTCESICTDATATMDRFSDTGGPLSTARCVNAFHFYKRRGDENVPYKPFVVTWKYGVAGCFYTHCGPNFCCCIS; from the exons TAGCACTTGCTCACCTAAATGTCAGTGTTAGCACAGATCACCAGATGGCACAGTCGGCTTGCATTGGTGTATCCCAAGATAATGCATATATTTCTGCAATACCACGTGATTGTCATGGGGGAAAGACATGTGAAAGCATATGTACCGATGCCACAGCTACAATGGATAGATTTTCAGATACAGGAGGACCATTAAg CACCGCTCGTTGTGTAAATGCTTTTCACTTTTACAAAAGACGTGGTGACGAAAATGTACCCTACAAACCTTTTGTGGTGACATGGAAGTATGGAGTTGCAGGATGCTTCTACACACACTGTGGACCTAACTTTTGTTGTTGTATCAgttaa